A section of the Clostridium sp. TW13 genome encodes:
- a CDS encoding flavin reductase family protein yields MSNYFTENIEEGLNYLHKQGAFLTAKAGDVVNTMTISWGSIGFEWRKPVFTVLVRKSRYTHELIEKSKEFTVSIPLNDKMKSQLGLCGSKSGRDINKFEAATLELLDGKTVSTPVIKDCELHYECRVLYKHEMSADSMDEEFKTAFYNDDDYHTMYFAEIVDCYKLEK; encoded by the coding sequence ATGTCAAATTATTTTACTGAAAATATTGAAGAAGGATTAAACTACTTACACAAACAAGGTGCTTTTCTTACAGCCAAGGCTGGTGATGTTGTTAATACCATGACAATATCTTGGGGAAGTATAGGCTTTGAATGGAGAAAACCAGTATTTACTGTGCTTGTTAGAAAATCTAGATACACCCATGAACTTATAGAAAAATCAAAAGAATTTACTGTAAGCATACCTCTTAATGATAAGATGAAATCTCAATTAGGACTATGTGGAAGTAAATCAGGCAGAGATATAAATAAGTTTGAAGCTGCCACTTTAGAATTACTTGATGGAAAAACTGTATCTACTCCAGTAATAAAAGACTGTGAGCTTCATTATGAATGCAGGGTTTTATATAAGCATGAAATGAGTGCTGATTCAATGGATGAAGAGTTCAAAACAGCTTTCTATAATGATGATGATTATCATACTATGTATTTTGCTGAGATAGTTGACTGCTATAAATTAGAAAAGTAA
- a CDS encoding sensor domain-containing protein → MHEIGDKPLAFFRTYRGLVCSTLGILFLLLGFIAILMIYIRRVEKMKLKLEKSNTTLMQIYDELAAKEEELRSQYNDMVISQNKLIQSEERYKLVVEATDDAIWDWHINTNKMFLAPRGYKMLEYDTKNYFNLKKIILSLLKQVDLSLSASEIDNYFKSKSHYYEDVLRIETKDGKYKWLNIKGKIVFDSNNKPCRIIGSISDITKLKKYQDNLEYQAYHDPLTGLCNRLSLDKKVGEHLGNARQDKVFGAMMFIDTDNFKFVNDTLGHIIGDKLLVQVSKKLMFFSNENISLFRFGGDEFIYYIENLSDREQLEILADNILKAFSEPVVIDENIINVTISMGISVFPDNGTDLDMLLKCADMAMFEVKERGKNGYYFFNEQLNDKILRRVNIEKYLKMALKNNEFVLYYQPQIDLKSKKIDGFEALVRWNSPELGLVSPEDFISIAEEIGFIVHLGEWILRSACSYISGLNAKFNTNYTVAVNISMMQLLQDNFTEVVCSIIKETGLNPNLLELEITESVLMQSPEISIGKLQVLLNMGIKIALDDFGTGYSSLSYLRTIPLTTLKIDKSFIDDIIDEESKTSIVESIITLGHKFGLIMVAEGIEKEDQLKYLEKCSCNKIQGYLFSKPLCCSDLEKHIQQEQ, encoded by the coding sequence ATGCATGAAATAGGAGACAAGCCACTTGCTTTTTTTCGAACGTATCGTGGACTTGTATGTAGTACCTTAGGCATATTGTTTTTATTGCTTGGATTCATTGCTATTTTAATGATATATATAAGAAGAGTAGAGAAAATGAAATTGAAGCTAGAAAAAAGCAACACTACTCTTATGCAGATATATGATGAATTAGCAGCAAAAGAAGAAGAATTAAGAAGTCAATATAATGATATGGTTATTTCTCAAAATAAACTTATACAAAGTGAGGAACGATATAAACTTGTAGTAGAAGCTACTGATGATGCTATATGGGATTGGCATATAAACACTAATAAAATGTTTTTAGCACCTCGAGGATACAAGATGCTAGAATATGATACTAAAAATTATTTTAATTTAAAGAAGATAATTTTAAGTTTGCTCAAACAAGTAGATTTGTCTTTATCAGCAAGTGAAATAGATAATTATTTTAAAAGTAAAAGTCATTACTATGAAGATGTTCTTCGTATAGAAACAAAGGATGGAAAATATAAATGGCTTAATATTAAAGGGAAGATTGTATTTGACAGTAATAATAAGCCATGCAGGATAATTGGATCAATTTCAGATATAACCAAATTGAAGAAATATCAAGATAATTTAGAATATCAGGCTTATCATGACCCTTTGACAGGTTTATGTAATCGTCTATCTTTGGATAAAAAAGTTGGAGAGCATCTTGGCAATGCAAGACAAGATAAAGTTTTTGGAGCAATGATGTTCATTGATACAGATAATTTTAAATTTGTTAATGATACCTTGGGACATATTATTGGAGATAAACTACTTGTTCAAGTTAGTAAGAAATTGATGTTTTTTTCAAATGAAAATATTTCACTATTCAGGTTTGGCGGAGATGAGTTTATATATTATATTGAAAATTTATCAGACAGAGAGCAGTTGGAGATTTTGGCTGATAATATTTTGAAAGCTTTTAGTGAGCCTGTTGTTATAGATGAAAATATTATAAATGTGACGATTAGTATGGGGATATCTGTGTTCCCTGATAATGGGACTGATTTGGATATGCTACTAAAATGTGCTGATATGGCTATGTTTGAAGTAAAGGAAAGAGGTAAGAATGGATATTACTTTTTCAACGAACAGCTAAATGATAAAATATTAAGAAGAGTTAATATTGAAAAATACTTAAAGATGGCATTGAAAAATAATGAATTTGTTCTTTATTATCAACCACAGATAGATTTGAAAAGTAAGAAAATTGATGGCTTTGAGGCATTGGTAAGGTGGAATAGTCCTGAACTTGGGCTTGTGTCTCCAGAAGATTTTATAAGTATTGCTGAAGAAATAGGTTTTATTGTGCATTTAGGAGAGTGGATATTAAGGTCTGCATGTAGTTATATCAGCGGATTAAATGCTAAATTTAATACAAATTATACTGTGGCTGTAAATATTTCTATGATGCAATTGTTGCAGGATAACTTTACAGAAGTTGTGTGCAGTATCATAAAGGAAACAGGATTAAATCCAAATTTATTAGAACTTGAAATTACTGAATCAGTGTTAATGCAGTCACCAGAGATAAGCATTGGAAAATTACAAGTGTTATTAAATATGGGGATTAAGATTGCCTTGGATGATTTTGGTACTGGATACTCGTCACTTTCATATCTTAGAACTATTCCATTAACTACCTTAAAGATTGATAAATCTTTTATTGATGATATTATAGATGAAGAAAGTAAAACTTCTATTGTAGAGTCTATTATTACGCTTGGTCATAAGTTTGGGTTGATTATGGTTGCTGAGGGGATAGAAAAAGAAGATCAATTAAAATATTTAGAAAAGTGTTCATGTAATAAGATACAAGGATATTTATTTTCAAAACCACTTTGTTGTTCAGATTTGGAGAAGCATATACAACAAGAACAATAA